A portion of the Oreochromis niloticus isolate F11D_XX linkage group LG10, O_niloticus_UMD_NMBU, whole genome shotgun sequence genome contains these proteins:
- the rps14 gene encoding small ribosomal subunit protein uS11 encodes MAPRKGKEKKEEQVISLGPQVAEGENVFGVCHIFASFNDTFVHVTDLSGKETICRVTGGMKVKADRDESSPYAAMLAAQDVAQRCKELGITALHIKLRATGGNRTKTPGPGAQSALRALARSGMKIGRIEDVTPIPSDSTRRKGGRRGRRL; translated from the exons ATGGCTCCTCGTAAAGGgaaggagaagaaggaggagcAGGTGATCAGCCTGGGTCCTCAGGTGGCCGAGGGCGAGAACGTCTTCGGCGTCTGCCACATCTTTGCCTCCTTCAACGACACCTTCGTCCACGTCACCGACCTCTCCGGAAA ggaAACGATCTGCCGTGTGACCGGTGGGATGAAGGTGAAGGCGGACAGAGACGAGTCTTCTCCGTACGCCGCCATGTTGGCGGCTCAGGACGTCGCTCAGCGCTGCAAAGAGCTCGGCATCACGGCGCTGCACATCAAGTTGAGGGCCACCGGGGGCAACAG GACGAAGACTCCTGGTCCTGGAGCCCAGTCTGCTCTCAGAGCTCTGGCTCGTTCCGGCATGAAGATCGGGCGCATCg AGGACGTCACGCCGATCCCATCAGACTCGACCAGGAGGAAGGGTGGTCGCCGCGGTCGCCGTCTGTAA